One window of Triticum dicoccoides isolate Atlit2015 ecotype Zavitan chromosome 5A, WEW_v2.0, whole genome shotgun sequence genomic DNA carries:
- the LOC119300473 gene encoding berberine bridge enzyme-like 27, whose translation SKYAAASELYAKTVPSELVYTQTSSSFTDVLVSSIRNGKFFTNATARPLCIVTPRDASHVQAAVLCGRGQGVRLRVRSGGHDYEGLSYRSARPSSEAFAVVDLGANLRAVRVNRLQSTAWVDSGATIGELYYAIAKNDSRLAFPAGECPTIGVGGYLSGGGVGMMMRKHGLSSDKVLDATLVNADGELLDRAGMGEDLFWAIRGGGGGNFGIVLSWKVQLVQVPSTVVAFNIAKTVEQGAVNVLTRWQDVAPCLPSDITLRAIVRGRQAMFQALYLGGCGSLVAMMDDQFPELGMTSADCQPMSWAQSAATPFLSFGRNGTPEEALLNRTTGLSRSNKGKSDYVRRAIPKAAWEDIFPWFAKAGAGFILLEPHGGFMSGSCNNIPAAATPYPHRNGVLYVMQYIVTWPQEGGDGMDPGPCVSKNPRRAYVNFRDLDVGQNDEADMFKGGEAWGERYFVGNYRRLAAVKAAVDPTNYFRNEQSIPPLH comes from the exons TCCAAATACGCAGCTGCCAGCGAGCTGTACGCCAAGACTGTACCCAGCGAGCTGGTGTACACGCAGACCTCCAGCAGCTTCACCGACGTGCTGGTCTCCTCCATCAGGAACGGCAAGTTCTTCACCAACGCCACGGCGAGGCCGCTCTGCATCGTCACGCCCCGAGACGCCTCCCACGTCCAGGCCGCCGTGCTCTGCGGCCGCGGCCAGGGCGTGCGCCTACGCGTGCGCAGCGGCGGGCACGACTACGAGGGCCTGTCCTACCGTTCGGCGCGGCCTTCTTCCGAGGCGTTCGCGGTGGTCGACCTCGGCGCCAACCTCCGGGCCGTGCGCGTCAACCGGCTCCAGTCCACGGCCTGGGTCGACTCGGGCGCCACCATCGGGGAGCTCTACTACGCCATCGCCAAGAACGACTCCCGGCTCGCGTTCCCGGCCGGCGAGTGCCCGACCATCGGCGTGGGCGGCTACTtgagcggcggcggcgtcggcaTGATGATGCGCAAGCACGGTCTCTCCAGCGACAAGGTCCTCGACGCCACGCTGGTCAACGCCGATGGCGAGCTCCTGGACAGGGCCGGCATGGGGGAGGACCTCTTCTGGGCcatccggggcggcggcggcggcaacttcGGCATCGTGCTCTCGTGGAAGgtccagctcgtgcaggtcccgtcGACGGTGGTGGCGTTCAACATCGCCAAGACGGTGGAGCAGGGCGCCGTGAACGTCCTCACCAGATGGCAGGACGTGGCGCCGTGTCTACCCAGCGACATCACCCTAAGGGCGATCGTGCGAGGGCGGCAGGCCATGTTCCAGGCCCTGTACCTCGGCGGGTGCGGCTCGCTGGTGGCCATGATGGACGACCAGTTCCCGGAGCTGGGCATGACGAGCGCCGACTGCCAGCCGATGAGCTGGGCGCAGTCGGCGGCCACGCCGTTCCTGAGCTTCGGCAGGAACGGCACGCCGGAGGAGGCGCTCCTGAACAGGACCACCGGGCTGAGCAGGTCCAACAAGGGCAAGTCGGACTACGTCCGGCGCGCCATCCCCAAGGCGGCGTGGGAGGACATCTTCCCCTGGTTCGCCAAGGCCGGCGCCGGGTTCATCCTGCTGGAGCCCCACGGCGGGTTCATGAGCGGC AGCTGCAACAACATCCCCGCCGCCGCGACGCCGTACCCGCACCGGAACGGCGTGCTGTACGTGATGCAGTACATCGTGACGTGGCCGCAGGAGGGCGGCGACGGCATGGATCCAGGGCCT tgcgtgAGCAAGAACCCTCGGCGGGCGTACGTCAACTTCCGGGATCTGGACGTCGGGCAGAACGACGAGGCCGACATGTTCAAGGGCGGCGAGGCCTGGGGCGAGCGCTACTTCGTGGGCAACTACCGGCGgctggcggcggtgaaggcggccgtGGATCCCACCAACTACTTCAGGAACGAGCAGAGCATCCCGCCGTTGCATTGA